The stretch of DNA GGAGGAAAGAGCCCTTGCAGTCCCCACCCCTCACGTCACAGTACAGCCCCACCACAGGCAgtgtgcaacagcagcagaaacacgCGACACTGCCAGGGCTCACAGCCTCCTCTCATTGGGGGACTGCTACTCTGGATGGCCCAAGGAACCACTTtttgcagcaccagcaccacacCACGGCTGACCCTCAGGCACGGCTCTTCCTGAGCACTAGTCTCGTTCACACCCCCTGGCTTTTTGCTCCAGGTTGCTCCAGGCCTTGGGAAGCCCCACAGGGCAGGTGGATCCCTTCCAGCAGGGTCCCACCAGCACCGTGGTCCCCCCCAGCTCCACATGCCCTGGAGCAAGGGAGGGAACATGAGGCCATACCGATCTTGGCATAGTATTCATTAATGTATTCGTTGTAGGCCATCTCCATCAAACCGTGGCCCAGGTTGTAGTTAGGGAATACAAGGAAGCAGCTCTTCAGGTAGCTGTTCACCACCTTCAGATCCTGTGGGGACATGCAGAGAGGACACAACCATCAGAAACATCCCTAAGGACTGTAAACACATAGTAGGATTGAGATCCCCACCAAGATACAGCCTGGTCAGGTCTCATAGCTGatcctgctgggagcaggagtcTGGAGCAGAGATCTCCTGAGGTCTCTCCCAGCCCAAGCTGTCCCACAGCCCGATGGCAGCTTCCCCCTTCCTGGTGGCCCCAGGCAGACCTGTGAATCCCATACCTTGTCATGCtcaaacagctgcagcaggaacGTGGCGACGGTGGCTGTGATGCCAATGAAGAGATTGATGACTATGAGGAAGACgtaggcagagctgggcacctCGAACCAGAAGGAGGCAGGGTACATGATGGGGGTGATGGACCAGCTGGCAAGGTGAGCAACAGGAGCGCACATCAGCGTGGCAGGAGAGGCgctgggcagcaccagcccttGAGCCTTGGGATCACCCatctcccagccccatcctctCCAggctctcccaccccagcccttgCAGCCCACCAGCCACTGGAGCTGCAGAACATCAGCCAGATGGGTAGTCCCGAGGGCAGATCCCACCTGTATAGCCACAGTGGAGATGGGGCACTGGAGGGACCCACCAGCGCACCCCGACCAGCCCTCTGAGCAACATACCCGTAGAGCAAGAAGAGGGAGAGGACGGCGGGGAAGTTGGTGGGAGAGGTGTAGGCCGGGAGGTCGAACACAAACAGGATGATGATGCAGCACGTGGCCGGCACCAGGTAGTTCAGCTGGAGAAGACAGAAACTCTGTGactgcccacccacccacccgaGCCTGGGGGCTCAGCCAGTGGGGCCATGCGCCCTGCTTACCATGTCCCACACATAGTTGGCCAACCAGTAGATGACAGGGTCACAGCCGCTCACAAACTGCAGGTGTTTGGCCTTGGTGGCCTTTTCGGCCACCAGGAACACCACAAAGCTGGCTGGCACGAAGGACATGGCCACAATGATGAAGATGGCAATCACCACATCCGTGCCTTGCAGGCTGCATGGGGAGcaaggaggagagcagggacCCCATCACCCTCAGTTGCAGCACTGGTGAGGGCCACCCATCCTGGTATGGGACAGCTGCTGCGCACAGGGCGGCGCACATGGCACAGGGACCCTCACGTCACACCCACCCGGtcccccagcacacagcctgcAGGGCAGAAGCCTCAGCGTTCCCCTGCAAACCGCAGTGAGGAGCTCCCTCCCTTCCATGGGACAGCCACCCTCCCTCAAACCCACCCCCTGGACCTACAGGTAATCCAAGGACAGGCTGGCACTCGTCTTGTTCATGGGGTGGTTGGTTACTGTGATGCCTGCAGGAAAGCCCAAGAAGAAACACGGGAGCATGAAAGCTGGCTCAGGACAGACAATcttgcccccagcctgcccggTCCTGGCTCTGAGTGGGAGGACAAGcttcctccctgcagctctgcaggagctgagctgtcTGAAGCAACCAGGCACCTCGAGGCCAAGCCCTCCCCCACCAGCTGGCAGAAAGCATCCTCAAACACATCACAAACCCGGGTGCCTTCAGGCAGCACTTTGGGATGTTCTGCCCCAGCCCAGACCTCAAAGAGATTTGCCGAGCCCGTATCTGTGACCCCCCACATTACGCCACTTGGTCCAAAGGGGGACACTGCACCTTAGATCCTGGTTGGACCATGCCCTAAAGCTGTTCCTGATGCGCTTCTGTCCTTAACCACCTTCAGGTTCTTACCATAGGCAGCAGGGTTGCCTTTGCTCTTGGGCAAGTTGGCTCGCAGGATGGCGTTGTTGAGAGCGTTGAGGTAGGTGGGCATGCTATGGTAGCCCTTGTTGTTGTAGAAGacctggaggaggagagaagagtAGTGGGAGGTGGCAAAAGCTGGGCCCATGGCAGATGTACTGGAAGGGAGCAATGGGTGCGACAGCCACAGGGCAGGCTTCCCGGGCTCAGAGCTGCCAGGAGAGCAGGACACCCCTGACCACACTGGTCCAGAAACGCTGGGGTGGGAGCTGCAAAAAGCCCCACGGGGCAAGACCCCCACCAGATTCCTCAGTGGagagcactgctgcagcactgtgggCAAGGGGTCCCGGCCACACAGACACTACTGGCTGGCCCCGTCTCCTCTCCACCCGTGCCACGGATGCCGCTGCCCACCCATCTCCCATGTGCCGTGGAGCGCAGCGCGGTCCCACCTGGGCCGTTCTCCGGACAGCGATCTTGCGAACCGTGGCAGGAGCCCGGACCCCGAAGGACGCCGGGATGGATTTCTGGATGTTGCCGAAGGTGAGGGCCCCATACCTGTGGGACAAGGCACCGCCAAGAGGCTGTGACCACCATCCTCTGCTGTCGGGAGCAGGGCTAGGCTTCAGCATGCTCCTGGCTCCCGTGAGCACCCCGGGCAGGTGTCCCCAAGTTCCTGGTCCCCCACCCCTGCTCCACGGCACAGGGCAGACCCCCCCCAGCCTTCTCTCTTGCCTGTGCAGCCGGAAGCGGTCCGAGGTGTAGAGCAGATACTCGGAGACATTGCGCCCTGTGATGTCTGCCAGGATGTCCCCTGTCACCACCTTCATCTGCGGGGGGTGGCCCCCCACACCGCTGGGGCAGGAGAAGCCGGTGCCCTGCATGGAGCATGTGCACTTGATGGGCTCATGGACAAtgcggggcagggcaggagccgAGGTCACGGTCTCTGAGGAGCAAAGAGGGCAGCTCAcagccaggctcctgcctgctccGGCTGCCTGGGACAACGTGGGGGCAGGAGGTTGAGCCAAGGGGGCCTGgccggggagggagggagagctcTGCCCTCTGGCCAGAGTCTGGTCTGCAAGAGAGCTTGTGTGTTCTGGTGATTAGAGGGACCAAGAGATGGACACTGCAAAAAACTTTGGGCGGACAGAAACGATTCCGAGAGGGGGCATGAAGTGTGGCTGGAGAAGGGAATGGCTGGGGACCCAGTGAGGGTGACAAGGCTGGCCACAAGGCTCTCAATGGCGTCACCACCCTAGAGAGCTCCAtcagcactgctggggctgAACAGGGAGCAGTGCTCGAAGACCAGCACCAGCTCTGAGTCCGAAGTTCAGCCCAGCGATGCGATGCTCTGCTGTGGCCAAACTGATGGGCACTTCCAGGGGTCCCTGGAGCTGCTTCTGCCATGGAAAGACAATCTCCCTGCTAGAGATGAATCCCAGGCCCGGACGTACTCAAGCACCAAGCACAGATGATACCTTTGATGGCAGAGGAGAAGGTTGTGGAGTTCCAGGCATGGAGCAGCTCCTCATCCACTGAGATGGGGTAGTCAGAGGGAGCCGGGGATGGAGGCGGCGGCACAAAGTTGGAGAGCGGCAGGCCCTGGGTGAAGGAGTCGATGCACATGGCATCGAAGTACTTGGCCGCCAACATCTTGGACTCGTTGCTGTTGAGGTTGAGGGTCTGCATGGGCTGGTCCAGAGTGTTGTTGAAGGCAGTCTTGAGCACGCAGGTAGCCCCCACACCAGAGGGCAGGTGGAAGGTGTTCaccagctgctgggggctggcatCAGGAGACAGCCTGAGGCTGTGGGGAGAGAAGTAGGTGAGGAGGAGCAAGGGGCAGGAAACGTGAGTCTCATCACCTTGGCCATCTtctgctgggacctccctgaAGCCTTGGCACTTATTATGGCTGGACAGGCACAGACAGTCCATGCCTGACACGAGCTGAGCTGCCAACTGCAGCCAGCGTCAGGGCTGGTACCCCCACCAGAGACATTCTGGGGAGGATGGAGGCTGCTTTGCAAGGTGATGTGGTGCCAGCCAGACTGCTCCAAGCCTgagccagccctggcaccagccccgCTGTGGActgccctcccctgctgcccccccacTGCAGTACCAGGGATGGAGACAGgaacagggatggggatgggacaCGGGATGCTGGTCACCAGCAAGCGGCAGCTCTCACCGGTACTCGCGCCGCTCCTCATTGGCATAAGGAATGAAGTTGCCCTTGGGCTGGGTGTAGTTGTGGTACTGCGATGGTGAGAGGATGAGTGGTGGCAGGTCACCTGTGGGGAGAAGGACGGGAACCTGCTCACACCCACAGCACCGCCGCGTAGAGACGGACTGATGAGCACCTGTGAGCCTTGTCCTTGTCCTCCCCCCAGCCAGTGTCCACACTGGCCACACCGGGGCAAGCAGAAAGGGTCACCAGTAGCCCCAGCAGGCGGGTGGTTCACACACACCTATTTCGGGCACAGAGAGTGCCACCGTCATGGCCACACAGACGAAGAAGGCGGGCAGGAGGATCTGGGAGAAGAGGGCCTTGGTGTTGCGCTTGGCGCAGTGGAAGCGTTTGACGATCAGCCCGTGGAACTGCCGCAGCTTCAGCCACGAGCCCTCCAGCTTGAagctcccctgcccagccaggtCCTGGTCTTCTGCCTCCACCTCTGCCTCTTGCtctgggaggggaaaaggacATCAGCCCCCAGCACGGCTGCTCCTGCACCCGCCTTGGCCCCCAGGGAACCGAGCTGGGCACCAAGCTGGGCGCAGCAGCCCCAAAGGACAGGGCAGCACCCAACCCTGATGGCCAGCGAGTCGCAGCACACCGTGGTGTGAAACAGGGCAGCTGGCTGGTGGGTTCCTCTTGGCCCAAAACACGAAATTTAGACAATAGTTCTAAAGAAACAACTTAAACTGGTGCTTTTTGGCATAACCCCTCCATTTTCCCCATCGGTTCTCCCAGCAGGTGAGGGGTCAGCGCAGGCAGGGATGGGTTGGTGGTGGGGGGACCCGGCGAGGCAGCAGGCACCAAGCTGGGGGCTCAGGGAGCTCTGCCTCCCCCAACCTAAACCACAGCActcagagcagccctgcccagggaggcagtggGTGGCAAATCCCTGAATTAATCATGATAAGAGCTGCTGAGataacccagaaaaaaaatctgtgaataaAAAAGCAGCCTCAGGGCGCCTGCCTGCACCCTCCGTCCTCCAGCAATCCCAGTATCTGGGTCGGGAGAGCCCCAGGCCTGGGTCAGGGTATGGAGGGCAAAGCCACCAGCTGGAAGACAACTCTGTGCCCAAGGGCCAAGAGGAGACAACCCGACCGGGTGCCAGCGTGGGGAGGGAGCATGTTAGTGGGGCGAGTCTGCAAGGTGGCACTCGTGGGATCCGAGGGAGGCAAACGGCAGAGCTAACGCCGGCTGCGCCTCTGGCTCCGCGTCTCAGCACGGGACCCTCCCACACAGACCCTGCCAGTTTGGGGTGCAAACTGGTGGAAACACCCATTCCCAGCCCTCCCACGCAAGCTGCGGTTCTCTGGGTGCAGCATCAGTGGATGCATCATCAGACCCCCCACCGGGGTCTGGCCCCAGGagcacagccccccaccccacacacccccacgtGCCCTGCCCAGGTGCAGGGACAGGCACTGgcactgcccctgccccggccaCCCTCCGTGTCCCAGCCAAGCGcctcccccggcccctgccGCTGGCCAGGCACCGGCAGCACGAACCTTGCAGACTGATGTTATCGGGGTCCTGCCGGTTATCGAACAGGGGCGCATAATCCCCAAAGAATTCGGAATAAGCCCCACCTTCGTCACCCCGCACGGAGCCCACCGAGGAGGCTGAGCGCAGGGATGCCTGCGACTGCGCCAGCTTGGAGCAGGTCACCAAGTTGCTGAGCTCCACCTCGGGCTTCTCCGGCACAGCCGCTTCGGCCGGGGCCTCCCCGTTGACCTCAGGCTTCAGGTCCAGCCCAGGGGCAGGTGGCTGCAGGATGTCCTTCTTGGACTCCTTCATGTCTGAAAGGAGAAGCGGGGTTGCCACCGGCTATGCCACCTTTCACTGCAGCATGGCACGGAGCGGGGACAGATCTGCTCTGCAAACCCAGAGTGGAGCAGACTGGCTGCCcttggctggggtgggctctgCTCAAGACCTCTCTCCCCTTGGGActcctgcagccacacagaaaGGGGAGAGGAGCCCCCAAGCCCACGCAAAGGcacacagctccctgccagcccccaacAGCACCACATGCCCTCCCAATGCTCGTACCCACATCGCTGTTCTCCAGAGACTGGTCCTCCTCAGACACCTTCAGGAAGACCTCCTCCAGCGTGGTGTCCATCAGCCCAAAACTGGTGAGGTCCAGCTCCTCCAAGCTCTGCTCCAAGTGCTGCCGAGGCAGAGTGCCACATgagaagggcaggaggtgccccaCAGTGTGACGTCCCCCCACAAccgcctgcctgcccaccccaccagcccccacGGGTACCTGGAAGAGCCTCTCAAAGCAGCCTTTCTTGACGGCCTCGCTGGGTAGAATGTAGGAGAGCTCAGTGTTGGTGTCCGAGATGAGGAGGCAGGAGGCCACGTATTTCTTGATGAACTGGGAGACGCGAGGCTCAGAGCAGGGGCTGACGGAGGAGTGGGCTGAGGGGCTGTGTGGCTGGCCGGGCTCTGTGGCAGAGGGGGAGCACTGGTCAGCCGCTTCGCCCCTGGCCTCCCACCAGGACCCACCACGTCCACACTACATCACAATGCTGCAGGGGCTCCTCCAGCCTCCATCATGGGGTGCTGGTGGCTTCCTggccaccctgccctgcctggggacagTGCTCTGTGCCACAGCCCGCACTGGACAACTCGGTGGGCAGCCCATGGGCTGGACAGAACCAGCACCTGGAGGCAAATACCACCACGCAGGGTCTAACCTGGGACTCTCATGGGAGAGGTCAAGGCTGAGCCATGCCACCTCCTACACTTCTGTACCGTCCCTCTCTGTCCTCCATGTGGCTAAGGAAACTTGGAGTGGGAGCACTGGGGTGTTGACCTCTTGTTCCTTTCCTGGGCTGAAAAAGGGCTGTTCCCACCTACTCCTCTAAACACAGGGTCCCACCGCCCTCCAGACCTGTGCCATTCCTGATGTCAGACTGCTTCTTCACCACTGTCAGCTTGTAGCCATCACCGTAGGTGCTCTTGAGGAAAAGGGGGGAGCCACAGCACTTGAGCTTGCCATGGGAGATGATGGCGATGCGGTCACCCAGCAGGTCAGCCTCATCCATGTGGTGTGTGGAGAGCAGGATGGTCCTCCCTGACGGTGGCACAGAGCCTCAGTGGAGAGGCCagggccaccagcagccagaggagcaATGCTGGGCTCTGCCCACCTCTGCTTACCTGTCTTGTACTTGAGGATGAGGTCCCAGATGGCCCTGCGAGCGTACGGGTCCACACCGGCTGTGGGCTCATCCAAGATCACAGCCCGTGACCCACCCACAAAGGCGATGGCCACCGACAGCTTCCTCTTCATGCCTCCCGAGAGCGTCTGCACCAAGGAGTGGCGTTTGTTGGAGAGCTCCAGGTCCTCGATCATCCTGGGGACAGGAGAGAAACACCAGGGATGCCAGGGGGCCATACTGGCACCTACTGTCACATACTGTGACACCTCTTCCCTGCATGGTACCTACAGCCCTCGGCTGCTGGGACAGCCCAGTTGCAGCCAGGCTACAGAAGCATCTTCTGCTGGCTTCCACAGCCTGGTACCTCAAGTTTTGGGAAACGCTTGGTGAAGCTGCTCCAGGGGACATCTTTGCTACCAGGTCACCCACCAAGGCTCAGCCAGCAGGAAGGGGACCCACTCAGGCAAAAGGCACAGACAGGGCAAAAGGAGTTGGAGGGTGCCTACTTGTCCATCTCCTTGCGGATCTCCTCCTCCGCCATGCTCTTGAGCTGCGAGTAGAACCAGAGGTGCTCCTCCACCGTCAGTCTGTCAAAGAGCACGTTGTGCTGGGGACACATGCCGAGGTTCTTCCGGATCTCATCCATCTCTGTCCGGATATCGTGGCCATAGATGGTAGCCGAGCCCGAGGTCGGAGGGAACAAGCCAGTGAGGATGGACCTGGATGGATGGAGAAAGGCAACCATGTGAGGGACCTCACATTCCTCCATCTGGTCCCAATCCCAACCACCACCTCCAGGAGCACCTGCTGAGCCCCAGGCAGAGCAATGCCAGTACAGGTCCATGTGCCCGCTGCCTGTCCCCCTTTGTGCCAACCCCACAGCCACACTGCTGTCTTCTGGGCACGGCACCAGCTGCCACAGGGCCCTGCAAGGACATCttgcagccccttccccactcACTACAGCTGGCCAGGAGGACACAGCCCACGTCCACCCTGAGAGGCACTCACATGGTGGTGGTTTTGCCTGCGCCATTGTGCCCCAGGAAGGACACCACCTGGTTCTCATAGAGGTTGAGGCTCAGCTTGTTCAGCGCCAGCTTCTTGTCTGTCTTGTAGACCTTGGTGAGCTTGTCAATGCAGACAACCAAGGGGAGGTGGGTCGGCTCCTCCTCGATGCCCCTTGTCTCCTCTGCCACAAGAGCGGGAtggtgaggagctgggaggtggaggggggcTCTCCAGCGGGTGAACCTCCCCacctccatcccactgtggtTGTGCTGGCTCGTGGTGCCTTCCCCCTCTGCTTCTCGCCAGCTtcccctgtcccaccccacGGGCAGCAGCTCCCGGAcaggcagcagtgcccagcccaGTATCCTGCCCCGACAAGGGAACAGAGGACACATGGAGGTCCATGGTCACAAGACCCCGCGGCAGAGCCAGGGCCACCCCAGTGCTACCCACTGCTGCCCGTCTGCCCTCACCCAGCCTTCGGCTCTCCATGGCACAGGCCTGATCCTCCTCCATGATGCTGAGGCGGGTGGTGCGGGACCAGGGCCAGGTCCACTCCCAGGTCTCCACTCGCCCGTTGCCCAGCCAGTAGGACTTCTGGAAGGGGAAGTACCAGGGCCGTGGCAAGCCGAACATGCCTGCAATCACATCCCCTATGGAGTCAGGGTCAATCCCGCACCCGTACCCCACAGGGAAGCCAGCTGAGGGCCAGGGCAGAGCTTGGCACGGGTATGGGCATGGGCTTGGAGGTTTCCCCAGCTCAGGGACATTgctgcgggggtgggggtgctgcaGGTGTCCTGGCGAGGTGGGCTCAGGGCAACGCTGCTGGGCTGTGCAAGGAACCAAAGTCCTTTGGGCTGGGTCTGGCTCAGGCTTTGGTTTTActaggaaagcaaaggaagcagGAGAGCCTCCTGCCCAGGCGGCCAGCGAGGGGGAAGAGTGCTCCAGCTGTGGACACTTGGATTTGCTACAGCTGGCCGGCAAACTGAGACATGCAACTGAAGATCTCCAAGTAATCTGCTGGTGTCACCAGTGGGTCAGGGCATGCGGGAACGTGACCCTAACAGGACACACATGGGGGACCCTGAAGGCACATTGTACCAAACCCCACCACGTCAGGGCTGAGCACTGCCAGGaaccagcagcatccccagggaggAGGCTCCTGTAAGACCAGAGGTGCCCTCATGCCACACATACCCGGGTGCACGGCCTCGATGTACCACGTAAGCACCCCGTACACTACAGCATCCACAATCAGCATCATCATAGACAGCAGGAGGTTGAAGTCATCTCCTTCCACGGGCGACTGGCTGAAGGTGTGCCACTGGATGCCCACACCGGCCACCTCATACAGAGCAAAGTACTTGGAGCCCAGCCcaaaggctgtggtggacaTGAGGGACTGCGGAGAGGTGGAGGGAACAGAATGGGATGTCACCAGGAACCACTGGCCAGCTCCAGAGGAACAGGTTAGGGTGAATTCCTACCCAGTGCtgccccacccagccccatgGAGATGTTCCCTGCCCCGGAAGGCACCAAACCCTCCGGAGATGCCTCCAAAGCCCCATGGGGAGCTGGTTCATACAGGGAGAGGTTTGCTCAGGGCTTGGTGACAGCATGGTGGCCCGTGTACTGGACATGGGGTGCCCGAGGCAAACCTGGGGCCAAGCACCTCCCCAGCAGCCGCAGCCAACTCACCGCGATGCACTTCTCAAAGGCTGTGATCTTGTCATGTGCCACCTCCTCCCGGATGGCCACGTACATGTAAGGCACGTAGCTGAGGAAATAGATGATGCCACCGCAGGCAGAGGCCAGCTTGGCCTTGGAGTAGAGCACCGACACCAGGAAGCTGCAGGGAGGACAGCATCACCTCTGATACTACCCCAACAGGGCTTTCCCCCCACCATCCTATTTTGATGGCATTGAGGTGATAAACTGGATCCTCAAATTAGCTGGCTGGAGGAGCCTGTGCCCCTCCACCACCCCTTGCCcacacagctcccagcaccctcGCCCCACGGCACAAGGACCCCAGTGCTGGCCATGCCCCCTCACCACACAGAGCAGACCAGGCAGCTCACCAGAACATGATGGTGGCTACTGCATAGATGGCAAGAAAGAGCCAGATGATGAGGACATCGCTGTGCATCAGGACCTTGCCATACTTCAGGATGGCGGTGAGTGCTGTGACCGAGATGGATAGCTGGACGAAGCCGGTGATGAACCAAGCCACCCAATGCACTGCGTTGTTCAAGCCCATCATCTTCATCACCTGTGAGGCCAAAACTTCTCAGCAGGGCTGTCCCCTACCCTGCACATCCCTGCTGCCTCAATCGCTGGGGCTGAGGGAGCAATGGGCAGCACACCAAGGGGTCCCCCAGGGGTTACCAGGAGCAGGCAGGCCACAGCACCCTGTGCCAGGGTGCCAACAGGCTCAGTTGCCTCTGGTGCTTGGGCAAGGCTTGTGCCCAAGACACTCTGAAGGACCAGATCAGCCCAGGGATGTGGGATGTGCACCCACCCCAGCTCACACACCCCAGAAACGTGGAGAAGGTGACCAGGGATGCAACGCAGAACTTCGAGCCCACAGATGCCAGTTCCACCCCAGGGATCTCTCCCATCATCCCCACCTCTTTCAGGCGATGCTCCTTCTCTGTCACAATGTGCTGAATCATCATGGCCACCGAATAGACCCAGGAGATCACCATGCACAGGGGCATCATGTGCTCAATGACGAAGAGGAAGCTGGTGGGgtagaggaagagagaggagagctGGATGGTGGCACCACCACAGGACCTGGAGAGAccctggggcacagggcagcagaggggctctcCCACTGGCCAGGGACAACCAGCCCTCCAGTCCAGCAGCATCTTAGTACCCTGAAAGACCTTCTCCAATTAGCCCATAGGTAGCgtcctggcaggcagcagctacAGGCTTGGCCTGGTACCCTGCCTACCCTGGTGTGGATGGCGTCCTACCCACCCTCCTGTCCTGGAGGGCTGGAGGCTCTGGGACTTCCTCCAAACCACTGTGTTCAATAACCACCAACAGACCAACGTGCCATCCATTTACTACACTCCTCTTGTTCTTCCCAAGTCTTTTGTCCTCCAAGACACCCCACAGACATGAGTTCCTCACTTCAGCTGTGAACTGGGCACAAAATCCTACCCGTGCTTGCCTAGCCTGGTGGTCCAAGGAACGGGGCTTAATTGGTTGCTCATCACTATCGCTGTCACCAGTTTCTCTCAGGCCCCCAAACTTGTCCCCTTTTCCCAGCTGAATTGTCCCAGTCTGCAAAGATAAGGTCCTGCCCCTGCCTACCCTGCCCACACAGGTGTTACTCACTCGTCCCGGGTATAACATGGGTACGGGAACATCTGCACATAGTTGCCGGGCTCCACCACGTCATGGCCAACAAATGTGTTGATGAGGGCACGCTCCATCATgtctggggaggaggaggagaagacaAGTTGAGTGGGCAGTGCCGGCAGGGGCCAGGGAATTGGACAGCtatggcagggagctggcactCACCCTGGATCCAGACGAAGCCGTAGAGGAAGTAGAAGCGGCCCACCAGTGTTGGGGCCGGGCCGCCAGTATGCCCGCCGGATCTCGTTGGTCTTCTCCGTGAAGCTGGAGTTCTGTCGGATCTTGTACATGACATGGGGGGGCAGCGAGCCGTCCCTGTTGGTCTGGAAGATGACGCCTGCAGGCAGCGGGAGAGGCAGGGAACCCGCTGGTACCACGGGAGATGGCCACACCAGCTGGCCCGCAACAACGGGCA from Falco biarmicus isolate bFalBia1 chromosome 9, bFalBia1.pri, whole genome shotgun sequence encodes:
- the ABCA2 gene encoding LOW QUALITY PROTEIN: ATP-binding cassette sub-family A member 2 (The sequence of the model RefSeq protein was modified relative to this genomic sequence to represent the inferred CDS: deleted 3 bases in 3 codons), coding for MGFLHQLHLLLWKNVTLKRRSPWVLAFEIFIPLVLFFILLGLRQKKPTIPVKEAFYTAAPLTSAGILPVMQSLCPDGQRDEFGFLQYSNSTVTQLLEHLSEAVEQSSLFDPQHPGLEEELESLRRRLEALSSSEPSSMETHFSSRAGSGFTLAWAAKDRGELHRFLTQNLSLPNSTAELLLGSSVDLGEVYRLFFGSFPLVPDETHERDLWDGFGPREKMTQLEKSLPSGWRNLQEGLVHRALRDPTAAPHRPVLLHLLSQALGLASTASVPTASDSPQAFVTEMEGVLFTGPVLEQLTCEQSLGGLRRLLRVAPGQQPLLQAYRALACNGSRAARREHFAQLATELRDQLDTPKIVSRLKLDEVNSTAAQHRLRALLEDLVEMEKVLRDMDILSALAKLLPKGACASKAPAPTANSTSWAGTNATSGNATAEEEGARDGPASSDNPQGQFSAFVQLWAGLQPILCGNNRTIEPEALKQGNMSSLGFTSKEQRNLGLLVHLMTSNPKILYAPVGTEVDKVILKANETFAFVGNVTHYAKAWLNISPEIRAYLEEGRLQRRIRWLQQFTADLHKHPEILNVSDSDVLHNFLNGNFSLPNASVLLQQLDTIDNAACGWVHFMAKVSVDIFKGFPDEESIVNYTLNQAYQDNVTVFASVIFQTNRDGSLPPHVMYKIRQNSSFTEKTNEIRRAYWRPGPNTGGRFYFLYGFVWIQDMMERALINTFVGHDVVEPGNYVQMFPYPCYTRDDFLFVIEHMMPLCMVISWVYSVAMMIQHIVTEKEHRLKEVMKMMGLNNAVHWVAWFITGFVQLSISVTALTAILKYGKVLMHSDVLIIWLFLAIYAVATIMFCFLVSVLYSKAKLASACGGIIYFLSYVPYMYVAIREEVAHDKITAFEKCIASLMSTTAFGLGSKYFALYEVAGVGIQWHTFSQSPVEGDDFNLLLSMMMLIVDAVVYGVLTWYIEAVHPGMFGLPRPWYFPFQKSYWLGNGRVETWEWTWPWSRTTRLSIMEEDQACAMESRRLEETRGIEEEPTHLPLVVCIDKLTKVYKTDKKLALNKLSLNLYENQVVSFLGHNGAGKTTTMSILTGLFPPTSGSATIYGHDIRTEMDEIRKNLGMCPQHNVLFDRLTVEEHLWFYSQLKSMAEEEIRKEMDKMIEDLELSNKRHSLVQTLSGGMKRKLSVAIAFVGGSRAVILDEPTAGVDPYARRAIWDLILKYKTGRTILLSTHHMDEADLLGDRIAIISHGKLKCCGSPLFLKSTYGDGYKLTVVKKQSDIRNGTEPGQPHSPSAHSSVSPCSEPRVSQFIKKYVASCLLISDTNTELSYILPSEAVKKGCFERLFQHLEQSLEELDLTSFGLMDTTLEEVFLKVSEEDQSLENSDVDMKESKKDILQPPAPGLDLKPEVNGEAPAEAAVPEKPEVELSNLVTCSKLAQSQASLRSASSVGSVRGDEGGAYSEFFGDYAPLFDNRQDPDNISLQEQEAEVEAEDQDLAGQGSFKLEGSWLKLRQFHGLIVKRFHCAKRNTKALFSQILLPAFFVCVAMTVALSVPEIGDLPPLILSPSQYHNYTQPKGNFIPYANEERREYRLRLSPDASPQQLVNTFHLPSGVGATCVLKTAFNNTLDQPMQTLNLNSNESKMLAAKYFDAMCIDSFTQGLPLSNFVPPPPSPAPSDYPISVDEELLHAWNSTTFSSAIKETVTSAPALPRIVHEPIKCTCSMQGTGFSCPSGVGGHPPQMKVVTGDILADITGRNVSEYLLYTSDRFRLHRYGALTFGNIQKSIPASFGVRAPATVRKIAVRRTAQVFYNNKGYHSMPTYLNALNNAILRANLPKSKGNPAAYGITVTNHPMNKTSASLSLDYLLQGTDVVIAIFIIVAMSFVPASFVVFLVAEKATKAKHLQFVSGCDPVIYWLANYVWDMLNYLVPATCCIIILFVFDLPAYTSPTNFPAVLSLFLLYGWSITPIMYPASFWFEVPSSAYVFLIVINLFIGITATVATFLLQLFEHDKDLKVVNSYLKSCFLVFPNYNLGHGLMEMAYNEYINEYYAKIGQFDKMKSPFEWDIVTRGLVAMTIEGFVGFFITIMCQYNFFRKPQRLPVSTKPIEDDIDVANERHRVLRGDADNDMLKIENLTKVYKSRKIGRILAVDRLCVGVRPGECFGLLGVNGAGKTTTFKMLTGDESTTGGEAFVNGHSILKELLQVQQSLGYCPQFDALFDELTAQEHLELYTRLRGIPWKDEERVVKWALKKLELTKYADKPASTYSGGNKRKLSTAIALIGYPAFIFLDEPTTGMDPKARRFLWNLILDVIKTGRSVVLTSHSMEECEALCTRLAIMVNGRLKCLGSIQHLKNQFGDGYMITVRTKSSLNVKEVVRFFNRNFPEAILKERHHTKAQYQLKSDQISLAQVFSKMEQVVDVLGIEDYSVSQTTLDNVFVNFAKKQSDNLEQQETSPSCALQSPLERVLSLLRPRAAPTELRALVVEEQEDLETDDEGLISFEEERAQLSFNTDTLC